Genomic window (Accipiter gentilis chromosome 7, bAccGen1.1, whole genome shotgun sequence):
GCCAGCATCGAGCCCTTTATGTAGTCAATAGCCTCCTTTGGACTAGAACTAACAGAAAGCGTAGAAAAGCCCACAAATCCCACTCCTGACTTCATAGTCCATCTGGAAGTGCTCTCCCAATATTCTTCAGTTTAGCatggaggagatgctccagctgTTAGGGCTGCGCTTGCCGGTGCTGATGGCAGCATCCCCCAGAGGATGCTTCTCTGCGAGTACACAGGCAGGacctctgcctgctccagccacccaggaataaaacagcatttcaggAGCTCCATTAAAAGCCAGACTTACCCACTTCATCAGTGAGAACAACCGGAGAGAAGTGCCTAGGAGAGCCCTGCGATGACCGAGCTTTTATACAGTGAATAAGTGCCCTAGGGGAGTAAGGCGGTTTGGCTGGGTGATGCTCTAATTGCCTGCCAGTCCTGGCCAAGCCACGTGCATCTTCGTGCTGGTGGGAATGGCTGTTCTTGCTCTGTGGGGCTGCCATCacctcccagcactgctggggcaTCTGGATTATCTGTGAAACCTCCTGATCCAACATGCTGAACGAGCAAAGGCCCTGGCAGGCCAAGGATACCCTGTGCAGGGGCTGCTTATGGCCCTCATGCTACAAATCCCCATGCACAGTGCCaaagcatccctgcctgcccatTGCAAATCCAGACCAGCTAAAACACACCTTTCCACCCAGAAGACTGCAGCTGAGACCACCAAAGGGACCGCTCAAGGGACTCCTCATTTCCATGGGAGCTGAATGCATAAGCCCCTTCTGTGCCTTTGAAAACACCATCCAGGAAGGACTCTTGGCAACTTTTTGCAGACCATAATTACTGTGGCATGCAGACTTCCTTCACTTACGCAGGGAACCCAGAGAAGAGACAGATGATTGGCACTGAGAAAGCCTTGGGCTAAGGGCAAGACGGCTACTAAAAAGGACTTGCCACAAAGTGAATAACGTGCTGAAAGAGGTGACGCTTTTCCGGCACAACAAAGGGGAGAAGGGACAAGCAGGAGCACTGGGTCGGCCCGGGGAAAGGCGGCTGAATCAAACCGGGCTCATGTCCTGAAAACACAAATCACATTTCCTGCTCTGCTGCACCATCTCTGCACCAGTCATCCCTCCCTTTGTTCCCTGTTTATGCCACGAATAAACCCAAGGGAAAATTAACAGTGGCATGAGCGTAAGTGCCGACAGGGAATGCATTTTTATGTAGTCATATCTGCATAAGCGAAGgccctggcattttttttttcctttaatgtgaATCTGACACCTGTGAATTGGGTTCCAGCACGTTCGTGAGATCCCACACATTGAAATAAAAAGAGTTGAAATAAGTTCATTTTTAATGGAGTAGGTGGAAAATTTCTCACCGATATGAAGCACCGGGGATGGTGCTGGgttgccatccctggaggtatttaaaagacatgtggacgtggcacttagggacatggtttcttggtggacttggcagtgttacatttacagttggactcgatgatcttaagggtcttttctaaCTTAAATTATCTATGATTTGAAGCAGAATATTGATCTTCAGCTTATGAACAATTGagtaaattttctgtttctattttcaCCAGAAAATCCAGAAGCCTGAAGGTAGGtttgttatttacatttctgattttccaacaaaaaaaactCCCTcagtttcatagaaaaaaaaacacagacaaaGCGCATGTTTTCCCAGTTGATGCCGACATTTCAAGAGCTACAAAAACCAAAGGGAAGAATGCTTTCTTCAggcttatcttctttttttgcaGTTGAAGATAAAAGCACTGAATCCAGCCTGGATTTCTCCAGCTTTCATTGCATTTCACACCTCTGGACTACAACGCCCTTTTTAATGTTAAATGATCTGACCCAAGATTTTAGGAATCAAGCTGGCGTCAGAGAGCATGTAAGCAGATTAATACAATTTTTATAAGCTCCATAAATCCAGTTCCTGAGCAAGCTCCAGATCAAGTAGCCTTCAAGTAATGCTAATACTCAGTTTAGTGTTTCCAGTGCAGGTACCAAAATATTAACCCAATGATAACATCGTGCCCTGTCATCCAAATGTTCTTAATTAGTATCTGTAAAGTCCTTTCATCCCAGAAAGACACACAGTGCCATATGGGACATTGTTGTGGGGGCTATTATTATTCCATTATTCCCAATTAAGCacaagggaaactgaggcacgttGCACTGTGGTCACTTGGCAGCGCAGCGTGAGTCAGAGCCAGGGTCAGAACCAGACTCCATCACAACTGCCTCCAAAACAAGCCCTGTGCTCCGGTAGCCACTCCACCCCTGTGACATGAGGTCCTGCACCACCTGGCCACCCACAACCCAGGTAGATTTTCCTAAAGATCCCCTGGGCTCTGGCTCCTATGGGAAAGTGACAATGATGTGACAACTCCTCAGAAGGCTACACCATTGCTCATCTCAGTTTTAAAGGGGACACAAAACATTGGGTTGTGAGAGCCTCCCTGGCTCTGCAAGGTGGAAGGAGGGCCACGGTCACTGCTGCTCTTGCATGCTGCCTTGCTGGGCCAAAGCATCATCACTGGACATTCAGGAGAAGGTGTGAAAAGGGTCTGCTCCTCCATGACCCACTGAGCACCCTGGGGAAGCAGCCAGATGCCACCTCGACACTGCTAGATACTCAAGTGTTGGACACATCCTTGCCTTCAGAGGGCAGCCTGTGGTGGCACCCCAAGGTCACCGAGCAAGGGTGGAGCAGGGCAGGATGCAGGGCAGCATCCCAGCCCCAGTCACACCCTCCTCTTTGTCTTGCGACACTTGTTTTTGCCCTCCAAATAGGTATGATGTACTTAGTGTGAGCTACTACTCATTTTCCTAATGATAGGGCATATTAcaggatttttgtatttttcagacAGCATTTCACTATATTTAATAAAGACAAAgcaccacagggaaaaaaaaaacaagatatTTAATCTCAGGTCAGAGAACTATATTTATttaagtatatatatgtataatataagcatacatatatatatatggtttgtTTTCAGTACAGTGTAGAGTACACATCTTCAGGCAGCATAAAGAATATAGTTAATTGCTTTTATAGCTCAAACACTTATAAAATAGTCGTGCTACAACTTTCAGTGTTATTTCAAATACTTTCTCTAGTTTCAAGTCATATTTTCAACATTAATTAAAGCAACCAAGTGAATAAAAACTTTCACGTATAAAATCTCAGCAAGGACCAACTTCACCAAGCCAGAAATCCTGTCTTGTCTGGAGACTCTACCGAAGTCAGCGCAGAGTCAGTGGTTTaaagcagcagggatttctgGCCACCTTCCGAAATGAAGGCCATTAGAGTAAGGTTTGTATACAGTTTGCTTAGCAAATTTACGTTTGGCTTCCAAATCTGTGAGTGAAAACAGCTGTTTCGGAGAACTGGCAGCTTCATGGAATCCAGGTTAGCCTGAACATTGTCTGCCAGTGCCAGGACTAAACCCAGAGCCAGGCACAGGCCAGACCTCTGCCGGCCGCACTGCCAATCCTTTTGATTCTGTCATGATTTGGACTCCTTAGacatttctatttcttcttttttttaaaatttttttttttttaaatcactattCATTTCAACTAGGTGAGAAATTAATAGCATCCCACTAAACTATGCCTTGTAGCAGATTAAGCCTACTCCAGGTAGGCTTACAAGCCATAGGTACCTGGAGTGCAGCCATGGAAATAGTATTGCACCCTGgcccaaaacagagctgagcTACAGGGGAAATACTGGCAAACAGAGACAAAGCAGACTTAAGCAATAGGAACTAGTTGGCAGGTGGTATGAGGAGATAAATAACGCCTGCCCCAAAGCTGTACTTCGCTCTTTTTCTGTGGACCATCTTTTCCCCCATTCCTTTTTACCAGGGCCATTTGGACACAGAACAGTACTTTTTAGAGTGACTTGAAATTTTTACTCCACCTGACTGACATTGCTGCAGAACACATTTGGTTGCACGTGGCTGCTGTGGGACACACTTGGTGGCacactgctgctgtgggacacCCTTGGTCACacactgctgctgtgggacacCGTTGGTCGAacactgctgctgtgggacacATTTGGTCACacactgctgctgtgggacacCCTTGGTCGAacactgctgctgtgggacacATCTGGTCACacactgctgctgtgggacacCCTTGGTCGAacactgctgctgtgggacacCCTTGGTCACacactgctgctgtgggacacACTTGGTCGCACCCTGCTGCTGTGGGACACATTTGGTCGCacactgctgctgtgggacacCCTTGGTCACACACTGCTGCTGCGGGACACATTTGGTCACacactgctgctgtgggacacACTTGGTCACACACTGCTGTGGGACACCCTTGGTCGCACACTGCTGCTGTGGAACACCCTTGCTCACacactgctgctgtgggacacATTTGGTCACACACTGCTGCTGTGGGACGCACTTGGTCACACACTGCTGTGGGACACCCTTGGTTGCacactgctgctgtgggacacGCTGGGTGGCACACTGCTGCTGCGGGACACAAGTTGTCTCACACTGCTGTGGAACACAAATGGTAGCACCCTTGGCGTCACACTGCTGCGGGACACACTTGGTCACACACCTGTTCGCACACTGCTGTGGGACGTACATGGTGGCACACTGCTGCGGGGCACAAGAGGTCACAAACTGGTGCGAGACATGCTTGGTCGCACACTGCTGTGGGACACACGTGGTGACACACCTGGTCGCACACTGCTGCTGCGGGGTGTACGTGGTCACACGCTGCTGTGGGATGCACTTGGTCGCACACTGCTGCTGTGGGATGCCCTTGGCCAGGTACAGCTGCTGTGGCACACACGTGGTCACGCACCTGGTCGCATACTGCTGCTGTGGGATGCATTTGGTCACGCTCTGCTGCTGGGGGGCATAGGCGGTCATGCACTTGGTTGCACACTGTTGCGGCACACCTTTGGTTGcacactgctgctgcagcacacaCTTCATCACACAAGGCTGCTGCGACACACCCTTGGTCGCACACTGTTGCTGTGGCACGCAAGTTGTCACGCACCGAGTTTCACATGGCTGCTTTAGGATGCACTGGGTCACACACTGCTGCTGCGGCACACACTTGGTTGCATACTGCTGCCGTGGTACACACTGGGTCACACACTGCTGTTGGGAGAAGCTGGAGGACATAATCCGCTGCTGGGGGACACAGGGGGTTACATACTGTGGGCTGCACAGCGTCGAGTGCCAGGTAGGCACTGGCAGGCATCTGGCAGCGTACATCGGCGGGCACTTGATGGGGATGGGTTCCTGGTAGACCAGAGGAAGGCACTGATGTAGGTAGCACGACATCTTGGTGAGGCTTTGGCAGGACTGGAACAACACGTGAGAAAGCAGAGTCTTTAGACAGACACCCAGCTGATTTTTTCacagtcctgctgctgcccatGTAGCAGGACTGGCTCACTTCACTGGGTGATGGAGACACATCCCGCCTATGCCACAGTCTCAAAACCATGCCAGCAGCAGCCGAGGACCCAAACCATTATTTTTAACCCTGAAACATGGCACTAAGTCAAACAGTGGGGAAAATCACAGACACGTAGCACTAAATATCTCCCCAGACTGCAATTCCCTCCCCATCACCTGGACCTCCACTGGGGGAGAACTGATCTTGGAGGTCAGCAGAGGAAGGGCTGATCTCAGAGCTGCCTTTCAATCATTAAATCCAgttttcccctcctgcttttGGTTGGTGACTGCCTCTGACCTCTTGCTGATGCATTAAGAAAAAGGCCCAACCCAGAAACAAGCTCTGAACCTCTGGCCACATCTGCCATAGCAGGAGAGGCAAAGATCACCCAAGGCACCGCTGCTTGGTGATCCCATCACACCGCAGGCAGGCAGAGGTTCACAGCTCAGTCCCAGCATCACAAAGTTCATGCTCATTAGAGAACCAAACCAATTAAAGTGTAACGATACCACAACTGAACACAAACCTGCTTACAGCTCTTCTAGCATTATGTTCCCTGAtgcaccaaagctgctctgaTTGTTGTCAGGCACCCCCAAAATCAAACAATAGCAGCACCGCAATTACTTCTAACAAGGTTTCCTCACATTTTTCAGGAGTGTCTCTTGGACTCAGATGCCCAGCTGCAGACATTGAGAGCGCACTCCCACTCCAACACAGCAATTCAAACGAActagttttaaaaacttttccCATAGAGCattttttatatgtaaaaaagcagaaataaatctgcATTTCAGCAGCTACAGAGGCTCAGCACAAACCAGACTTACCCAGCTTCCTGGCGAGAACAGCTTTGTGATGTGACCAGTGAGTCCTAATAGAAGGAGAGCTTTTATATAGCCACTAAACATGCCTTGAAGGTATGAGGTACCCATGACATAGCCTATTAGCTCCTATGCAAAAGCTGTTCTGTGTTCAACATTCATAGTGACTAGCATCAGTGTACTCATCCCTGAGGATGAGTAGTTGAATGTCGGCTCCCCATTGTAAGAGTAATTACCTTTTGTATAATCCTTCCTGGCATGGTAAGACTGAATGGTATTTGGAGAGGCAGCAGCAGTGACATCCCCTGCTTCAGGGGTTTTGCAAGGCAGAAGTGCACCAAATAACATGCAGTACTGTCTTTCCAGAGGTCTCACTGAAGCCAGGCTTCGCAGTCCCTGGAAATGTCCTGGTGGTCCCGCAGAAATGGGGCCATCCCATCACTCAGCCTCTTTTGGCACACACGTGGCATTGGCTTTATGCCATGAGAGCTGCACTGACTGCTCCATGTCCTTCTCTAACTTTAGTCCCTGGTCAGAGCTGGCAGCACTTCTCATCTGCCCCATAATGCCCAGCAGCCAGGGTTGGTTTTGGGTGCAGGCTGGACACTGGCTCCTCAGGAAAAACAGGAGGTCCTAGTAAAGTTCAAATCACCCTCTTGGGTGGGTGCAGTTCATCATCCATAGAGAACTTCATTTTTAGTTCACATAGCTCTGGAGAGCCCCTGGCTGTTGTTGTCTTGATGCTCCCATGATCCCAATGCAATCACCTGTTAGAACAATGGGAATACACCGTCCAGTGACTCTCAGATGAGCAGAAAAGATGAGCTACAGTCACATTTGATTGCAGCCCTTGCACAACAAGCTCAGCTGTCAAAGCTGTGACCGGCAGCATGACAGTCTACAAAAAGTATCAGGAGCAGATAAACTTCCTCCAGTCCTGCGGTTACTTTCTCAGTGAGTCAACTTCTTATCACACACTGCACCCAGAAAAAAACTAGTTAGAAAACTGGGAGATTAATTTTTTGAAGTCACTGAAGTTCTAATCAATGCTTTCATGTATATGTTGTCACATGAAATATCCCCCCCAAAGTGACAATTTCTTCCTGCTGACTATGAGAAGAGCTGAGGGGGACCAATGCAGAGGAGTGCTCTGCCCCACCGACATCTAGCACTGGCTTAGATGAAACCCACCCCAAGGGACCGGTTCCTGAGTACGCTTATTAAAAACTGCAGTTTCTTGTGAAGTAGAGAAATGGCTCTGCCCATGTGGTTTTGGAGGCAAAGAGAAAGGTCCATAAATAATTTTGTAGTGAAACTGAATAATAAAGTTTAGGAATTCTTGGACAACTATGACCCACACCAGGCAAGAATCACAGGGGGTGAAATGCTCCCTTTACTATAGGCTTCTCCAGCAAGAACAAATCCTAACCCTTGCTGGTCAGCACTGAGTGTGTTCATCTTTGCCTGAACCACAAGAAATGTGGCTTTGTTGTGGCATCTCTCCTGCAGAAATTGGTTCTTTGATCCAAAGCCATAACTCTTCATTGCTTTTTAGCTCCAAAGGTTGTAGGTATGATCCTCCTTGTTAATCGAAGTGAGCCCTTcacttttatattatttttattctagtcTGGATGCAGGCACTGCCCCAaccttcaaaaaaatctttatttcattcTGTACTTGACTGAAACCCCATGTGTACTTGCCTAACTTACTGAAAGCCCAGATGAACTTTAATTTTTTGATCACAACATTTCATTTACTTGTCTTTCATGTTAATACCCAGTAATGTCTGTAAGACTATGTGTCTAAGCCCTCTTAAAAAGTTGTTGTGGCTTAACctcagctggcagctaagcaccttgcagctgcttactcaccccctgccaagtgggatgggggagagaatcggggggggggggggagggaggggaagtaaaacttgtgggttgagataaaggcagtttaataggacagaaaaggaaggcaaaataataattacaataataataatgataataatagaatatataaaacaagtgatgcacaatacaattgctcaccacccactgaccgatgcccagccaaaCCCCGAGGTGCGGtgccccccggccaactccccccagtttaaatactgggcatgatgtaataccgtatggaataccccatttggctcatttgggtcaactgtcccagctgtgtcccctcccattttcttgtgcactcccagcctccgctagcagggcagcatgagaagctgaaaagatcttgacttagtataaatactgcttaacaacaactaaaacatcagtgtgttatcaacatttttctcatcctaaatccaaaacacagcactataccagctactaagaagaaaattaactttattccagctgaaaccaggacatcaatacactgcaaaactgcagaatcaaagaaagaaagaaaaaaaaaaacagaaacccaaTTAGGCTCCATTTTAACTTTGGCAACATAGCAACTTTGGAGACTTCCACTATGTAACAATTTAATGAGTGTTTCACTTTTGCATGATAATGCCTGTCAAAAATGTGTGCTTCTGTTGTCATCATCTGTGCATATCCTGGTAGTATGCAGTTTTTCTCCCCacaagccagccctgccctgcagtgGTTGTCAGCTAAGAAAATCTCCTGCGCTTTTTTAACATGCCTGATGATTGAACCTGGTGAATAGCATGAGATGAAGGtgggaaaaagaagttaaaacagGGCTGTGGCACTGAGAAGTACTACGAGGGAAGCTGAAAAACATCCTGGAGGAGATGCCAGGTTAGACATTAGGGATTCCACCACCTTCCCTTTAATAAGTCAGGAATGCAAAGGAGCACCGTCACAGTGCGATTTTGGAGCATGAGCCAATGCACCAGGAATTCaaagctccctgcctgctccaaaTATAGAAATTTGGCAGAAGAACAAGACAGtcaaaaaagaagacagaagaaacacatggcacatgaaaaataaggaggcaattggtgacagccaacatggcttcactaagggcaaatcgtgcctgatgGATTTGGTGGTCTTttacaacagggttacagcattggtggataaagGAAGAGTGACTAACATaatctacctggacttgtacaaagcatttgacactgtcctgcatgacatccttgtctctaaattggacatccatggatttgacagatggaccactcagtcaataaggaattggctggatggtcacactcaaaggattgtggtcaatggctcaatgtccaagtggagaccagtgatgagtggcgttcctcagggtttggtattgggaccagtgctgtttaacatctttgttggcaacatggacagtgggattgagttcaccctcagcaagtttgctagCGACACCAaactgtgtggtgcagtcaacacgctggagggaagggatgccatccagaaggaccttgacaggcttgaaagGTGGACCCctgcaaacttcatgaagttcaacaaggccaa
Coding sequences:
- the LOC126040794 gene encoding keratin-associated protein 10-4-like isoform X3; this encodes MSLLLPLQIPFSLTMPGRIIQKSCQSLTKMSCYLHQCLPLVYQEPIPIKCPPMYAARCLPVPTWHSTLCSPQYVTPCVPQQRIMSSSFSQQQCVTQCVPRQQYATKCVPQQQCVTQCILKQPCETRCVTTCVPQQQCATKGVSQQPCVMKCVLQQQCATKGVPQQCATKCMTAYAPQQQSVTKCIPQQQYATRCVTTCVPQQLYLAKGIPQQQCATKCIPQQRVTTYTPQQQCATRCVTTCVPQQCATKHVSHQFVTSCAPQQCATMYVPQQCANRCVTKCVPQQCDAKGATICVPQQCETTCVPQQQCATQRVPQQQCATKGVPQQCVTKCVPQQQCVTKCVPQQQCVSKGVPQQQCATKGVPQQCVTKCVPQQQCSTKGVPQQQCVTKCVPQQQCSTNGVPQQQCVTKGVPQQQCATKCVPQQPRATKCVLQQCQSGGVKISSHSKKYCSVSKWPW
- the LOC126040794 gene encoding keratin-associated protein 10-4-like isoform X2, with the translated sequence MSLLLPLQIPFSLTMPGRIIQKSCQSLTKMSCYLHQCLPLVYQEPIPIKCPPMYAARCLPVPTWHSTLCSPQYVTPCVPQQRIMSSSFSQQQCVTQCVPRQQYATKCVPQQQCVTQCILKQPCETRCVTTCVPQQQCATKGVSQQPCVMKCVLQQQCATKGVPQQCATKCMTAYAPQQQSVTKCIPQQQYATRCVTTCVPQQLYLAKGIPQQQCATKCIPQQRVTTYTPQQQCATRCVTTCVPQQCATKHVSHQFVTSCAPQQCATMYVPQQCANRCVTKCVPQQCDAKGATICVPQQCETTCVPQQQCATQRVPQQQCATKGVPQQCVTKCVPQQQCVTKCVPQQQCVSKGVPQQQCATKGVPQQCVTKCVPQQQCVTKCVPQQQCVTKGVPQQQCATKCVPQQQGATKCVPQQQCSTKGVPQQQCVTKCVPQQQCSTNGVPQQQCVTKGVPQQQCATKCVPQQPRATKCVLQQCQSGGVKISSHSKKYCSVSKWPW
- the LOC126040794 gene encoding keratin-associated protein 10-4-like isoform X1, yielding MSLLLPLQIPFSLTMPGRIIQKSCQSLTKMSCYLHQCLPLVYQEPIPIKCPPMYAARCLPVPTWHSTLCSPQYVTPCVPQQRIMSSSFSQQQCVTQCVPRQQYATKCVPQQQCVTQCILKQPCETRCVTTCVPQQQCATKGVSQQPCVMKCVLQQQCATKGVPQQCATKCMTAYAPQQQSVTKCIPQQQYATRCVTTCVPQQLYLAKGIPQQQCATKCIPQQRVTTYTPQQQCATRCVTTCVPQQCATKHVSHQFVTSCAPQQCATMYVPQQCANRCVTKCVPQQCDAKGATICVPQQCETTCVPQQQCATQRVPQQQCATKGVPQQCVTKCVPQQQCVTKCVPQQQCVSKGVPQQQCATKGVPQQCVTKCVPQQQCVTKCVPQQQCVTKGVPQQQCATKCVPQQQGATKCVPQQQCVTKGVPQQQCSTKGVPQQQCVTRCVPQQQCSTKGVPQQQCVTKCVPQQQCSTNGVPQQQCVTKGVPQQQCATKCVPQQPRATKCVLQQCQSGGVKISSHSKKYCSVSKWPW